In a genomic window of Jaculus jaculus isolate mJacJac1 chromosome 8, mJacJac1.mat.Y.cur, whole genome shotgun sequence:
- the LOC101600347 gene encoding olfactory receptor 4K14-like, producing the protein MEETNQSAVSEFIFQGLCTSKEIQIYFLLFLSIFYLVIVVGNLLIVLLIITDHHLHSPMYFLLANLSFIDFCLSSVTTPKLTTDLLKDNKIISFGGCMSQILCVHFFGGGEMVLLVTMAYDRYVAICKPLHYSSIMDRQKCIWLVLIPWIIGFVHGMSQLVIILELPFCGPREVDSFFCDIPVVLKLACMNTDTLKIVINADSGILVITCFILLLVSYTNILLTVHLHSKGSSSKALSTCTSHIIVVALFFGPVLFIYLWPVSITWVDKFLAVFYTVITPILNPAIYTLRNKDIKNAIKKWIKCL; encoded by the coding sequence ATGGAAGAAACAAACCAGTCTGCGGTGTCTGAGTTTATTTTTCAGGGACTTTGTACCTCAAAGGAAATCCAGATCTACTTTCTGTTGTTCTTGTCTATATTTTATCTGGTGATTGTTGTGGGTAACCTCTTAATTGTGCTATTAATTATTACTGACCACCATCTCCACTCCCCCATGTACTTTCTGTTAGCTAATCTTTCATTTATTGACTTCTGCCTTTCTTCAGTAACCACCCCCAAACTGACCACAGACCTCCTGAAGGAcaataaaattatttcctttgGGGGATGCATGAGCCAGATCCTCTGTGTGCATTTCTTTGGAGGGGGTGAGATGGTGCTTCTTGTGACAATGGCCTATGACCGGTATGTGGCCATCTGTAAGCCACTACATTACTCCAGCATCATGGACAGACAGAAGTGCATCTGGCTAGTTTTGATTCCATGGATCATTGGCTTTGTGCATGGCATGAGTCAACTGGTTATAATTTTGGAGCTGCCCTTCTGTGGACCTCGAGAAGTGGACAGCTTTTTCTGTGATATTCCTGTGGTATTGAAATTAGCTTGCATGAATACTGATACTCTAAAAATTGTGATAAATGCTGACAGTGGTATTTTAGTAATAACCTGTTTTAttctcttgcttgtttcctacACTAACATTTTATTAACTGTTCACCTTCATTCTAAAGGCAGTTCATCAAAAGCACTCTCTACCTGTACATCCCACATCATAGTGGTTGCACTCTTCTTTGGACCTGTCTTATTCATCTATCTGTGGCCAGTCAGCATCACATGGGTGGACAAATTTCTTGCTGTGTTTTACACAGTAATCACACCTATTCTCAATCCAGCTATCTatacactgagaaataaagatattaaaaatgcCATAAAGAAATGGATAAAATGCTTATGA